The genome window CCCTGACCAAAAGCCTCTTTTTCGCCGCGCGTATCTCCAGGTACCCATTCTTCGAGCCCGGCACTGCGCCCTTGACCAATAATATATTCTTTTCCTTATATACCTTAATGATCTCAAGATTCTGAACTGTCCTTCTCTTGTTGCCCATACGGCCAGGAAGATGTAAACCCTTCCATACCCTGGAAGGATAAGAGCTGCCTCCTATAGAACCTACTCTTCGATGATGCATTCCACCATGGCTCTTTGGACCGCCAGCCCAACCCCATCGCTTTACACCACCTTGAAACCCCTTACCTATAGAAGTGCCTGCTATATCAACAAAATCCTTTTCCTTAAATATATCCACCGTGACTTTCTTACCAACGCTGACACCTTCGCCAGCATCAAAAGGCAGCTCCTTGACAAAGGCATTTGGTTCTGCATTTGCCTTTTTATATAGACCCTTTTCTGAACGAGAAGTATTCTTTGCCTTTTTCTTGCCAAACCCAAGCAAGACCTTATTTTCAAGCACATTTAAAACCGTGCAAGGACCTGCCTCTATCACAGTAACAGGTACAAATACCCCATCTTCTGTAAAAACCTGCGTCATCCCTAATTTTTTACCTAATAAACCTAGTTTCATTCTTGTCTTTCGCTATTCGGTT of Candidatus Gorgyraea atricola contains these proteins:
- the rplC gene encoding 50S ribosomal protein L3 is translated as MKLGLLGKKLGMTQVFTEDGVFVPVTVIEAGPCTVLNVLENKVLLGFGKKKAKNTSRSEKGLYKKANAEPNAFVKELPFDAGEGVSVGKKVTVDIFKEKDFVDIAGTSIGKGFQGGVKRWGWAGGPKSHGGMHHRRVGSIGGSSYPSRVWKGLHLPGRMGNKRRTVQNLEIIKVYKEKNILLVKGAVPGSKNGYLEIRAAKKRLLVRDKQQVTSDKGKDGTGKEKDKKKG